The following coding sequences are from one Bradyrhizobium sp. 200 window:
- a CDS encoding DUF1109 domain-containing protein, protein MKTDDLVALLSTNLEPTDRNAVGRTLLAALAAGIAVALGITFLGLGVRSDLTTTRALVFLAVKLAFAIGIVGLAVVYLMRLVRPGGERKTSSLLVAVPFLVVAFLAAISLGSAPRAHWDRMIMGDEWLECLLSIPIIAIVPFAVSIWAVRMGAPTNLTRAGALAGLIAGGVSAMAYALHCTDDSLPFIAIWYGGPIVLCTLAGAALGPRLLRW, encoded by the coding sequence ATGAAGACGGACGATCTGGTTGCCCTTCTCAGTACGAACCTTGAGCCGACCGACCGCAATGCGGTCGGTCGCACGCTTCTCGCAGCGCTGGCGGCCGGGATAGCTGTGGCGCTGGGCATCACATTCCTCGGGCTGGGCGTCCGCTCCGATTTGACGACAACCCGCGCCCTGGTTTTTCTCGCCGTAAAGCTCGCCTTCGCAATCGGGATCGTCGGACTGGCAGTGGTCTACCTGATGCGGCTGGTGCGTCCAGGCGGGGAGCGAAAGACATCGTCCTTGCTCGTCGCTGTGCCGTTCCTCGTCGTCGCGTTTCTTGCGGCAATCAGCCTTGGGTCGGCGCCTCGGGCGCATTGGGACAGGATGATCATGGGAGATGAATGGCTGGAATGCCTTCTGTCTATTCCGATCATTGCGATTGTTCCCTTTGCCGTCTCAATTTGGGCTGTACGAATGGGTGCACCCACCAACCTTACGCGCGCGGGCGCGCTCGCCGGTCTCATCGCGGGCGGCGTGAGCGCGATGGCTTACGCTCTCCATTGCACGGACGATTCGCTGCCGTTCATCGCAATCTGGTACGGCGGACCGATTGTGCTGTGCACTTTAGCTGGCGCAGCCTTGGGACCGCGGTTGTTGCGCTGGTGA
- a CDS encoding sigma-70 family RNA polymerase sigma factor codes for MTTLEIELKGLMLASLEGNGASHRSLLDRLSRRLRGYYRAKLAALGRGISEAEDLVQEAVLAIHIKRHTYNPEEPLTPWVHAIACYKLIDSLRRNRASLADVPIDQADKVMANDDHASAESSYDVRRLMERLPEGMQCAIEAVKLDGLSIAEAANRCGLSESGVKINVHRGLKALAALIARERRT; via the coding sequence ATGACGACTCTCGAAATCGAACTCAAGGGTCTGATGCTGGCCAGCCTCGAGGGTAACGGCGCATCGCACCGTTCGCTCCTCGATCGGTTGAGCCGCCGCCTGCGTGGCTATTACAGGGCCAAGCTCGCGGCTCTCGGCAGAGGTATATCGGAGGCTGAAGATTTGGTTCAGGAAGCTGTATTGGCGATCCATATCAAACGGCATACCTACAATCCCGAGGAGCCCCTGACGCCTTGGGTGCACGCTATCGCCTGCTACAAATTGATCGATTCTTTGCGTCGGAACCGCGCCTCGCTCGCGGACGTGCCTATCGATCAGGCCGACAAGGTTATGGCGAATGACGACCATGCGAGCGCCGAAAGCTCATACGACGTCAGGCGGCTGATGGAGCGGCTGCCGGAAGGCATGCAATGCGCGATTGAGGCTGTAAAACTCGATGGACTGAGCATAGCTGAAGCCGCGAACAGATGTGGCCTCTCCGAGTCGGGCGTAAAGATAAATGTCCACCGTGGGCTCAAAGCGCTGGCTGCATTGATTGCGCGGGAAAGGCGAACATGA